Proteins from one Anthonomus grandis grandis chromosome 8, icAntGran1.3, whole genome shotgun sequence genomic window:
- the LOC126739742 gene encoding ATP synthase subunit d, mitochondrial, whose protein sequence is MATKRIAQSAVNWAAIAERVPEHQRQHFLAFKSRSDLYLRRAMSLPEKPPAINWDFYKQKVPVAGMVDEFKNKYSALNIPFPPDNVSGQIDAQEKAIKADIEKFKAESNARIENYKKELAHIAGLLPYDQMTMEDYRDAYPAEALDPINKPTFWPHTPEEQVDYVDKDAQPQGHH, encoded by the exons ATGGCGACAAAAAGAATAGCCCAAAGCGCCGTAAACTGGGCGGCGATCGCTGAAAGAGTGCCCGAACATCAGAGGCAACATTTTCTCGCTTTTAAGTCCCGTTCAGATCTCTATCTTCGCAG aGCAATGTCTTTACCCGAGAAACCCCCAGCGATCAACTGGGActtttacaaacaaaaagtaCCAGTTGCTGGTATGGTCGATGAATTCAAGAACAAATATTCAGCACTGAACATCCCGTTCCCTCCGGATAATGTTAGTGGGCAAATTGATGCTCAAGAAAAAGCCATCAAGGCTGATATTGAGAAATTCAAGGCTGAATCTAATGCTAGAATTGAAAA CTACAAGAAGGAACTGGCTCACATTGCTGGACTTCTTCCATATGACCAAATGACTATGGAGGATTACCGTGATGCTTATCCAGCAGAAGCATTAGACCCTATTAACAAACCCACTTTTTGGCCCCATACACCTGAAGAGCAGGTGGACTATGTTGACAAGGATGCTCAACCACAGGGACATCATTAA